TTTCTTGAAAAAGgcataaataatgaaattacgCCAAAGGTACCAAATCGAATCGAATCCTCTGTATAATGACATACGTAACGGTTACACTTTATTCTTTACATCTTCTTTTATGTTTGGTAGCATACCTTGGTCCACTACTTCCTTTATTGACAGGTTCGTCTGATCTGCCATGTAACCTAGCGTTACAAACACAACACATCCGGCAAACCAGCTGGTGAACGCATCacatattgtaataaatatagcGTCTCTGTAAATAAGAATtgaggtaggtccatacttttgaaaaccaaGCCAGTTCATATGACGCGAAACCGGAAGCTGCCGAAGTTGTTTTGAATttcagaatggtttccgatacgctacGACATTATGCTTGGATAATTTTTAATAGGTGGAAATTATCTACgtaaaatattgaatgtttcaatcattaaataaatcaaatgaaagCACTGAAGTGAATATTAgatgctatctctgaggtttgTGTGCTCCCTGTCGTAAATGAGAATAGATTTTCCAATATCTCATAGGGTGCATTGCGGTCTCCATAAGTTCACCTCTGTAAACGGCCCAGCGTTTCAAGATTCTTGAAACATGTATTTCTGACGcatactatttttttaatacataaaGTTTCCTTTTGTATCATTTTCCTGTAAACGACTGTCAGTTATGACAAAACATAATTTGATCATtcaatatcaaaccaaacaataaTGGATTATTTTGCGGATACATTAGATTTACTTGTAAGGAAACAGTCGGCATTTGAATACGCCGTCCGCCGTTTAAAAAACAATTACtttgacgtcatatatatactttttgtatgtattaatgtagttcgagaacacccatttttacggtaaaacttggttttaccagtattgggatcgcaattccggaactagctttttacccccccggctggtgtcgtgaagaataaactgaataaccacacatttgtggtatatgtagttgtaatttgcacccagatacaatataaactagtttagaatcattctgtaaacttattcagcagcatcaatatcattttaagtggattgcgaagaaaataagaaaatatagtgaATTGCATTTGATTATTCAGTTAATAATATTCCCACGGCATTCAACAGATACAAGTGGTGTCGTGGTAAGTCCTGAGCTTTCTATGCTGACGGCCCGGGTTCAACCCTTATTGGAGGcagattgtttttattttttttatttcatatttttatttgttgttaattcaccatgcttgaaaatattcttttattttgtctttatatttatttttgttttattttatttttattttccaaaagtttattccaaacatagacatgtactgtacatcccactattacggccacttattttcatttccgattttttttctcttcagaaatacaatcacaccgctaTTCCGTTTTACGACCGATTTTCatagtcccaacgaccactaaattaacactaattgaccctttgattatgaccacaggcacatgtgacttcacacctcgctgtgcctcaccttcccgcacgcagcaacccgtgaacaactacccgcaggtacatcagtcagtcttttgtttccgtcgacctaattatcagattatctacctgtgctaggagagtgttaatcgccatcatttgcatacttgtgactggcagttgacgtgatcgaaaccacaagtaatgcaacgttctttcgatagcCCTGGTGGCGAAATCgaacgatttaggcagttctttctatacgtgtaacgccaatggaattaaaattctttaatgtatgagatatattgatcttatttcagatatttatgaagtaccgtacgtcaatcatctcatttcaatagatgtgtcatctattttgttgcggtaaacaatcggtgttttgcattagttaaaagtacgcttgactattgcacagtagtctttcaaacactttaccgattgtgatcgtaagttattatttgaccaatcattgcacatggcgggataattaaaatcgatttacgtaaatattaataataatttacacagatcaataccaattttaaaacacatagattctcatttacctcaggtgatactatgtgataattaaaccagagacatagataatttaataactatctaaatctctgattaaactaacgatatgtatttgaattataattaaaacataatagaaagtaatgtctagaaaaagtattttcatttagattgtcaacaattacttcagtgaaattcagtttaagatttaaataagcacacaccattaactttatttaatgaaaaaaaatatgtctatgctctagaaataaatggtatagtcattatatgtccctaatttatcaaactttaaaaaaatatttgtaaattattggttttgattagatacgcatgcattaaaatatgatatgattaagattctaatggccgacaaaactaattgatcaaatatagtaatttgcaaatttatcttaaccaaaatatatcaaactggttttttccccacacgtacatgtacatactcagcatgctatgttatgtttcttatgttttttttttatataaatgtaatgtatatgtcatgtcaagtttatgttgatgtcccatgtatttgtaaatgtgttaaatgcaaaaaattgaacaaaaaaattaaaaaaaaaatatatatatatataatatacatttatatatacatgtatattgcatttttcataaaatttcaattttgaaacaaaaatacagtacatatattatgtaccggtaagctaggatacagagtttctgttcttgatcgtcatgatcatagaagaaacctggtccacctcagaattaagaccacctcgctattaagaccacttttactcagaccactgggtggttttaatagaggggttttaatgtaaatactgttatacatattctcaacacatgttatataatgtttctgacgtcccttgctcatacacattttcatttacagcggttcggagcggtagggagctgggttttcgagaaaaatatttcaaagattaaaggatagataaccaccccatatatacatctcttcgtatctgtagcagtgtgcagccaagcgtgaaggtgtgatacattgatcatgaccacatcaaaacaataagcagtgatctagagttggctgttctattgttttagaggattaagtgtcattttataacgatatcttatcgtttggttgtttatgcaaattaaatgaaaaaaattcggaggtgtttaaaatataaatgaaattgtaatacatgtacgtactattctgtactaggcaaatgtacttatataatttgtaaaacaatgtgtttttttcagagtagattatcatgtcaaagtaaaattgctgagtgaatctgctataatatatattgaaaccactgaagcttataattttcgttactgtaaaggaaattttagaaatatcaacccatttcaaatgattggactgaactaattaagtcttcccatcttctcctcccggtaggagtatgttattttttcattacattgtacagatcaatatgaaatatttaatgtaagtaggaaacaaatttgacatatttcagagtcagcctaattcaggtattctctgatagcagataataaaaccgtgatattccacaaaattagtactaatctgatagatttgtatcaattcatcaaaacagtaaaaagtaagcgtgtcactatccttcattaaatcatatactacaattatgtttttcttgaaccaagccttataagaactgtttttctaccaatcaaagtaaattatcatgttcaagccttatgaaaacagttttggaaccaatagtcaaacttcaaagtaaattatcatgtcaaagtaaaatttctgagtgaatttgcgatccgaattttggacctatccttgctccaaattttgctgaacaactttccataatgtttaataagaagatatttacaaattgtagttagaaaaggacactgattACAATATTTGTCATCTAGGTAACTCGTGCAGTTACCGTTTGTTAGAATATgtgttgtaatgtactacaaacttgatagacatagagaaaaaatattaacatgttttgacaaaaaacatccttcgtgccatttacatgtcgtttagttaattaactcaggttatttagttttatagttgatatatatacattcatgtacttgaaacttgataaagcatataccggtaaacagctgatagctgacagagatttttttctctctttccctctctttcccctctttctccctgatatgttgtcaaagtagtattagtgaagttatgaagcatgaaagtcatcctttatgacaatatacgttagttatatatgttacacggtctgacaaccattaatttttgtagttatagatagtatggtgttcttaaacttgctagatacatttttgttaaacaggaaatccttgatgtcattcatattagtcattaaaggtcaaatacgtgtacggtattgcttaaacattatatgagattttatataatataaccagtaagttttttcttgatatctgaagaatgcctgtttagtttttaacaaaaaaaaaaatcaatttaatttgacattacaagtcaccataatgctgaaacttttctttatataaacttgacaacataaatacttcctatttgattgaaggttctgcactgaaatgcattatgtgtatttagaataacttgacctgtacaaaatgtgagaaaataaatcaatgtgataaattattacgaccaaataaaacaacaattatttgtattagtttttcagccttagtttaagtcctgttttctttggatcgttttccaatttgcagttatactgataatataaccattgacttatcaacCTTTAAaacactcgaatcaactcctatcatccagaagttttaccgcagcagtactttcagtactttgattctatacagttttgaaatatgcatgaaaaatgcaagaaaataagacttaacagaaaaaaatgacatgggtttccCCAAAGGTATGGTGCTACCTTAAGGGTAGATTAATTCAGTGATCGTCTCAGAATTCAAAGCATTTTATGCAACATATTTAACTACCACTTCCAAATGTAAGAAATGAGAAGACCGACCGTTTTGTTTTATCCTATCTTCATTGCTACCTGCAGCCATGGAAATTGTATTCGCGAATAGGACTGAAAAATTAAAAGTAGGATTCACAGTCCATACCTGTACATGTTGTTATGGAATTTATTATGACTGGCCAAAGCAATTAGAGCACTTGAAGGCAAGCCGAGAGAGTATATAGTCTGCGTGGCGCCGTCAACCCATACCTGTTCGATAAAAGTTAAAACTTTGACAAAGAAAATTAATTCATATATCGAACTTAATTTTCAGAGTATGACACAAAATTGATGTTGAACAGGTTAACACATTGGGTGGTATGGttatacaacaatataatttGAGTGCTGAATGCCTGCCTAAATTATGTTTACCGATACATTTTTTTACCGAAAATTTAAGGAGCTCTTCCCATCTCGGCACCATGTAGTATCGAAGTCCCTGTAGGGAGCCCGGAAGTGTCAGGCCACGGACTAGGAGAGTTATCAGGAAAATATAGGGGACAGTCGCCATCACATACATCACCTGAAATATAAACACTAATGTGTTTATTATCATGGAAGAAAATGATCCGCATTACAATAGGCAATACCATCAGATAAATCCTACTAATGCAAATGATGCTCCCATCCAATAACAAAATACCGACTTTCCCACTGGTTAAATACTCAAACAACGGTGCGCCAGTTATAAACAGCCTAATTTACGACCCGACTTAATTTTGTATGGTGTATATTCCGACATTGCCTAGTTGCACGTTTTACCACCTGGCGATTCGTCAATTGTAAAATACTACTGACTTTCCTTAGTTAAGCATTCAATTGCTATCGGTAATAATAAAGTTTCATCTGTATTGAATACCATTTCCATATAATATACGACATGACCCAGGTGTTAAATAGCTGATCATTTGCGAAGaacagaaaattatattttctgcAAAAGACGGTTAACATTTCTTTTTGGTTCCATTAATGGTAAAATATCATTGCAAAGGCCGCCGAGAATGAAACGTTGAATATGCTAACctaattattaataaattgaGATAAGAACAAAGGAACTCATGTCGTGAAATACGTCTTATGCCGCTAAGAAGAGTCATACATAAGAGACTATATGTCGAGAAATGGCGCACGTAGCACAAAGTATGTGggtgttgtgttatttatgGACATGCATAGTATATAAACTGCCAGGTTAAAGTCCTTTAACTCGATAGTACATTACCTTTCCCGAGGTATGTATTCCCCTAATGAGACAAAGAAATATGATGACTGACGTGACCAACCCACACAGGAGCAATGGCCAACGGACCGTGCCTAGGGTTTGGATGCTCTCTGTGAGTTCTAGGACATTTTTcctgtaataaatataatagcGAGTTATTATGTATGATTATCACTTTCTACTTTATCGGACGAAATGTTACTGGGGAAACATCAGGTGGGTGTAAAAAACACACAGGACATATCAATATACACAAAATTACGCTTCATTTACCTTCTGAACCAAAATGTTTAAAAGCAGGAGTCTGTAAAAATGAGTAAGAAAACAGTTTATTAGATAGAACATAATTATTGATTTCTTACTCCCAGAATTCTTCGGGGGGGTGTTTTCAGTAGTGACCCATTTGCGTACGTGTTGGAGAGTGGAGTTCAGATAATTCGCTTGTATGGTGAAGTTTCCAGTATCATTATAATTCCCCATAGTCCTGGTGAAGCACAGTCGTGTGTTCCAGTGATTATCGCACGTTGACCATGGAATGGTGGACGAAAAAGACATACCGAAATAGTACAGCGTCCACGAGATGATGACAGTGTAATATAACCCCAGGACGGCGGTGAGCGTCATCATACCGTAGCCAACACCTGCGAAATTTCAAGATTTGTTTTATAACTATTTTactaaaaccaaacaaaaatatcaGTCGTTTGGGATTTTCTGTAGTTATTCGAACGTATATTTCAGTAAGACTTTAATGAATTCATTCATAAAGACTACGCAGTTTTTCTTGCACACACGTTTCGCATACATATGATGCTGTCATTATATGACTTATTATGTCCATGTCTAATGGCTTAACGCTTGCTtgcaaaataaatgaaatgctTGTTAGACATCCGAGATCATCACTAtggtaataaatattttttaaatcttattGATGCAACAGCTTTGTTCCATGTCAAGATTGTGATCgagtgtttatataatattgacATTCAAATAAACACACAAACCTTTGAATAAGGGACAGCATTCCCAGACTTTTCCTGGTCCTAGATTTGAGTACTGAGCATATGTAAACTGTAGGAAAACACCCGGCGATCCAATTATAACAAGGAACAGGAAATAGGGAATGAGGAAGGCACctacaatgaaaataaattacacCGGATACCGTATTTGGTTATCTGTAAAGATATTTGTTTAAgtgatatagcgctataaaaagggcaacagttccattatacagaaaacaatacatgaatataccgcagtctcccaaaacacgcacctgtcacaacatacacgcaacacacatgggaggccgtccttacatgaccatagctgttaatagaacgttaattaatcatacaaacaaacaaattaaccGATTCACATCATAAGTAGGAATCATATGGTCCTTACATgaacatagctgttaataggacgttaacttatcaaacaaacaaacaaacaaacaatcgtCTCATGGTTTAATTCAACTACAAAACATGTTAGTATTCCTATTCATTTTACTAATTAATAGAATTAGTTCATTTGATTTGAAAACATGGAAATATTAAAGTCCATGAGATTTGTACGTGTGAACCAATTATATGAACACAGTAATAGCATATCTCCGCTCACTTGTATGTTGTGAAAGTTACAACATACGTTAAATCCTGAGGAAACAATcagtacatatatttatttcgGACGGTTAAGGATGATAAAGACTAGGAAGTTTTCTTGTCAACAAATGTATTTCTGTTTCTCTTGGGTCTTATTGAAATAGATGTGTTTAGTACTTTTTAATCGCCGGTGTGATTCAGTATTTGGCCCCTGAGTTATGTTTGGTAATCTGACTTGTATGCTAGTTATCAATGAAGCGGTGAACGTCTACTCTTTTGGAACACATGGTGTCATGCTCCTTTTAGAGGGTCTGTTCAAatctatattttaattgttCTCAATTTCGCAGCTAGACTAAAAATGATTATATTATCTGTAGATGCACTTTTTATAGTTCCatgcgaaaaaaaaaaaaaaaaatacaaaaaatctCCCGGTACTATGAAATTTGAAATCCTAATCTATGTTTTGTACAAACATTGATAACCTTTGGTTCAGAGAGATTACAAGACATCTTTGGCAGcagtaaaaaataatgtttaagtTAACGATTACATAATGATAAAGTGGTGTAAAAGTTGTATACAGATAATTTTCGACTGAAAACCGAAGTGCATGTTTTCCAAATAGGTGTTTGATATGCATTCGCTCGAGATATTGTCGACCGCCTGAGGAATTATAAGCTCAAGAAAATAGCTCGGCTGCAGATGTGATTTTTAACACAAAGATATTTATGATAGAACATGAGATTTTGTATGTCCTAAATGCACCACCGTACATTTGTCAGTCACTAACAAAGGAACTATTATgtacaatttgatatttacattcataactatatgtatgtatatactattTAGCTTGTATGAAAGATGTCCCACCGCCGACAGATCATACACAGTAACCAAGAGGTGGATAATAATCGATGTAGAATCGCGTATAGATATGTATAATTAAgacaaatataaattaattttgttatctGCGCAATCAGAAATTCAATTATTATAGGGCACAGTGCcgtggatttttttcggaatgcaaattatcgttttaaattttcttattcCGAATTTAAATTAGAAGCTAAAATTTTCCAATGATGGTTATATGtatgaagtaagtaacttttgttaccgaagaaaaatacttgtCTGTCTTGTTGATAATGGAAGAAATTTACAATTGGTCGGTGGTACATGTAGAACATATCTATGTTGttgatataatgtatttgttGTAAGAAACATATCTAAAGGTAGTTTCAATCGTCAACACTATATGTAGGTAGAATGCATACCAGAACGAATCCTACTTAAGATAGACATTACACTAGATCTtacctccgccatttttataacaaatgtaAGGAAATCTCCAAATATTTCCGAGCCCAACAGTAACTCCAATACACGAAAACAAAAACTCCAATCGGTTCGACCAGTTTCCACGGGACGTGTTCGCCGCCATATTGGAATGCGCGTATCAGGGTTGCCACCAAAGGGATATCCCTTGAAAGATAAACCTTTGACCTCTATATCAAATGCATGTACCATACttggtattattttttaattgttttatgtcatatcatgatttGCTTCGTCAGCTTTAGTTTTATCTTAAGGTCCACTAAGAAGGTAGGATCAAAGAAGACTTCTCCATGTGTCAAGTTGTGTGCTCCTTCTTAAAGCTGACGATTCAAGttgaaaaatatacatttgagacttaataaatgataataaagtTTTTTCCCCAAAATTCTTTTCCGAGACAGccccttgcgtttctaaggacgtACAGTTTGACCTCTACTTGGATAAAATATGCCTATCGTTAATCTTGAGCCGGTCGAGTGTTTTTACACCTTGCACAGCGAGCGTTAGACTGATTGCACTTGTGTGTGGTTCACGCACTTTATATAAGGGTCGGTACCCGGTTTTTGTATTcaagcagagttaaaacaaaatggcgactgcaAGTCCTTTGAAACGGAAGTGGTTGTGTAAGAAAcagattttgtgaaaaaatccCTATTTTTTTAACTCAAATGTATACTTAACTTCCATGGTCAGCTCAAAGCACAGTGGTAGTTTCatctcctgcttaacgctcagcattaAGCATTTAGGgagagggacgactggttcgcccgttgtcagtataatatggcCAGATGTTGTGTGTTGCTGGGTGTCTTCTGCGACATGATTATGTGGAATAACACCATAGAAACAACACGGACATACCAGTCTCTCAAAAACATGTCCCTCGCACTTCAAACACGCAAGGAAAAACATACACGGGAGGATGTCGTCGTtaaatgacccttgctgttattGGGACGTAAATATAATTAACCAAACTAAATGAAAGTTAGCTTTAGCATTGGTGTTATTATACTTCCTTTGTCGTCCTAGTAGCGAgaattacatacacatattttctatattctCACGATATTTAAAACAGCTTTCTAGACGTCTTCTCAACAGTTTCATTTACATACCCTAACTTCCTTAATTTCTTCCGTTTTTTCAACACGAATACCTACAGACATCCAAACACAGCAGCACATTGTATACATGGGAGCCGTCCCTGGACGTTAATCTATTATACGAATCAAAACCAAAATCCTTACCTTTTGTAATGCTTCTCAATgggaaaaattaattaagaatatAACGAATTGGTTTGGATATGgatttattatattaatgtcctagccagggtcgtgtaaggacggccttcgaTGTATGCCATGTCTTTCGTATGTGAAATGCGAGGTGGGTGTTTTTGGAGAccgtggtatattcgtgttgcgtcttcttgtatagttgaatcctttccctttttaaagtgctatatcactgaagcatgttgagcgctaagcaagatcagaaactaccacttttatagactttggcgtgtctcgaccaggggacaaaACCCTTGTCAAGAGAGACAATAGAAAGAAGAAAGTTAATTAGAAAGGAAGAACGGATAATATCCTAAatctagtcgccttttacaatcacgCAAACGGGGCAGCAGGTAGAATTCTATCGCCCTTCCTGCAGGGACAGAGGCCAGATTAATCCCTGGTTTATCTTTAAGTCTGTGgcatatacctacatgtattgtcGTTTAAGTTATTTTTCTTGCGAATATCGATGCAATACAAATCGTATACCAGAAAGAGCAATTAGTAGTGTGTTCGAAGATGTATTACTTACCCCCAAAACCTCAAAACAACGACTAGAAATCCTAGAAATCCTAGAAATCCTCAGGGCTGCTGTGGCCGAAAAGTGAACGTATCCAACCTGTTACTCCACGTAACATAATAAGACATGTTATGGTGTagtataagatatatataatgataataatgaatgTACAATATACCTTTGTATCAGCGTGATGTGTATTGCATTCCATAACAAAATTTAAGTACCTATTATTTAAGTATTTGTTTATGGTCAGAAAGTTTAAGTACCAAGTATTACTATATACCGGATACGTGATACTGACAACGAGCAGTCGATATTATCAttcctcttcttcctaactgactttatctttcctaatgccttccttggaaCCGTCTCACTGTTGCCCTTGAGTTGAGCGTccgtccctgtgaggaaggctctgggttctgtcccctagccgagacacataaaaaaactataaaagtggtagtttctgctcctgcttagcgctcagcattcagggagtggggcgactgatttgctcgttgtcagtataatgtgaccgggtggggtgtgttgcttggtgacttggcggcatgctttagtgatatagcactataaaaagggcaacagttccactataaaagaagtcacaacacgaacataccgcagtctctcgaAACACGCACTTGCACGCTACacacatggaaggccgtccttacatgaccctggctgttaataggacgctaagataatcaaacaacaatcaaacaaaaattcaacacaatttggtatattgctttatatcaattgcttgatactggtcaaaatccatcaatatttgcaagagttacgggacttgatgACTAACTGTAAATAGCtatttttttgtgatgctgtgcaggcgacacatcaaCTCTTGTGGAATTCTTGTGTCAATTATAAGATGAAAGTAAAGTCAAATGGCAATGCATTTCTCTTACGTATA
The nucleotide sequence above comes from Argopecten irradians isolate NY chromosome 1, Ai_NY, whole genome shotgun sequence. Encoded proteins:
- the LOC138319367 gene encoding sodium- and chloride-dependent glycine transporter 1-like, whose translation is MAANTSRGNWSNRLEFLFSCIGVTVGLGNIWRFPYICYKNGGGAFLIPYFLFLVIIGSPGVFLQFTYAQYSNLGPGKVWECCPLFKGVGYGMMTLTAVLGLYYTVIISWTLYYFGMSFSSTIPWSTCDNHWNTRLCFTRTMGNYNDTGNFTIQANYLNSTLQHVRKWVTTENTPPKNSGSKKSIIMKNVLELTESIQTLGTVRWPLLLCGLVTSVIIFLCLIRGIHTSGKVMYVMATVPYIFLITLLVRGLTLPGSLQGLRYYMVPRWEELLKFSVWVDGATQTIYSLGLPSSALIALASHNKFHNNMYRDAIFITICDAFTSWFAGCVVFVTLGYMADQTNLSIKEVVDQGPGVAFIVYPEALATLKFPQLWSAIFFLVLFTVGLDSQVRGL